TCTAATCCTGACAATTCCAAGCAGTGCGTTGGATACAGTTCAAAATCTAAGGATATCATTTCTTGACACTTTTCCTGACTAATGAGCAGGAGACAACTTGAATGTTGTACTTCTGCTATCATTTGCAAAAATATTCTGTAACCTTGATATTCAGGCTTATATTGTCCTGAAAATTGATTCTCGGTAAATATTTCCTGAACATTATCGAGAACAATTAAGCATCGTTTTTTATTAAATAACTGTAAACATTGATTTAATAAAGTTTTTGATATTTTATCTCTATCACTTTGTGATAATTCGGTTACAATTTCGGTAAGTATAGAATCTAAAGAGGAGTAGAGTTTTATATTTTTCCAGACGATCGCTTCAAATGGTAATTTATAGGTATCAATTAGTTGTCTCACCAACGCAGTTTTTCCAATCCCTGTAAATCCTAAAACTGAGATTAAACGAGTATTGGTATTTTCTAGCCATTCAGATAAATTTGCTAATTCACTTTCTCTACCATAAAAAGAAATTATTTGAGGAGATTGTGTTACATTGTAATAAATTTCTTTTGTGTTAACTTCTTGATCGCTACTAGCTATTTTATTTTGAGGATTAGAGGAATTAATATATAAATCAACATCATTATTAATTATCCCTACTACCTGCTGTGACGAATTAGATAAATTAAACGAATTTGCTAATCTTTCAACTGTCCAACAAAAATTAGATTTGTTAACATCTTCGTTTTCTCCTAACGCTTTTAACTCTTGAGATAGTATTTTATATAAACCACGGCTAACATTACCGATATGATTTTCACTGTTATAATCAATTTCTCCTGCAATCTCAGCATAGGTTTTACCTTGCCAAATTCCCTTAATTACATTTGTCTCTAAGTCATTAAGGTGTTTTTCTGTATGCTTGAAGACTAGCCGATCTACTAACTGTAAAACTTCAGTAACATTCATAGAAACTAGATATAGCTTGATTTTTAGCTATTATAGCCTAGCACTCAGTTAGATTATCAAGGGTTTTTGAGGGTCACTCTTAATATTTTTTGACTAAATTCAGAATAAAAACAATGATTTTCAGTTGTTAGTAGGTATGTAATATGATGTAGTTTAAAAAAAACTTACTTGCTATCAAAAAAAATGCAATGGATTTAAGAGGATTAGTTCAAGGCTTGGCAAGAGACATTTTGGGCGATCAACAGATGTCTGAAGAAGATTTTGAGAAAATTTACCGTCAGATTGAGGACAGGGTAGATAATGAACCTCCACCTCGTTTTGCTTTTATTGGCGAAGCTGGGGTAGGAAAGTCTTCTACATTGAATGCACTCTTTAATGCAGGTGTAGCAGTTAGTCATATTGAAGCCTGTACTCGAATCGCTGATAAAATTGAATGCCTGAATGGGGCATTAATTGCTTATGATATGCCCGGATTGGGTGAGAGTCGTTTAAAACAAAGAGAACATATTGCTTTGTATGAACGAGTTTTAAAAGATGTTGATGTTGCGTTGTGGATTTTAGATGCACAAAATAGAGCGATCGCTTCAGTACAAGAATATTTAGAAGCAGAACTCCAATCTATTAATCCCAGATTATTAGAACGAATGGTGATTGCTTTAAACAAAGTTGATTTAGTTTATCCGGGAGAATTAGCTTGGCATCCGTTAGCTAATTTGCCCAGTGAAGAACAAGAAGAAAACATCAAAGGAAGAATCCGAGACGTTAAAAGAAGAATTCGAGAAGTCATCCCGAACTGGAAAGGTAAAATCATAGGTTATTCTGCGAACAAACGCTATAACTTACCACATCTTTTTGATGCAATGATGGATGCTGTTCCCAATAAAAGAAAATGGGTGGTTGCATCTCGTAAAGCATTAGCCGATTTTCTAGAATTAGTCGATCCTCAACTTCTACCGCCAGAGAAAAGACGAGAAAGAGCAACCAATCCAGTGCCTCAACCTTCAAAAATGTCTGATGTTGTTTCTAGTATGCCACCGGAAGAATTTGCTAAATTTGCTGGCAATCAAAAAGCATTTATAGCATGGTTAAAGCAACAAGGACAATAAATCATTTTCTGTTTAACTATCCATCAAGGAGAAATTAAAAATGAAATACGTTCCTGACGAGACTTATATCCCCACTTCTACTCGCAGAGCAATAGAAACTGAACTGAAAAACAGATTTGACTCCTATCTTACTGAATTAGATGACCATCAACTAAGCATATTACAGAAATCAGAAAAAGATTTTAGAAGTTTTGTCGCTGATATATTCGTTTCTATTGCAGCAATTTTTGGTTATGTAGTAGGGCAAGTTGTTGGCTTTGTCGAAGATATAGGTAGAGGTATTAAGAGAGGTTGGAATGATGGATTTAAAGCTGGACGTGGTCGTTAAATAACCAACTTATTATATGAGTGAATGGATATCCTTACCGTTCCCGAAATGCCCAAGATGCCAACAATCTTGGGTAAGAAGTTACCATGATTGCTTGTGGACTGGCGAAGCTTTAGTTGAGCCTTATCAAAGACAAGCAAAATGTCAAGGTTGTGGTCAGCAATGGCTTTTACTCAATAGTAATTTTAATTGCTCTTGTGGCTATAGTTTTAGCGCATGGGAAGTAGAAAATGCTCTTTCTACGACTCAACTACTAAGAAATCGGTTGCTTGAAAAACTTAATGAAATGGATAGTTACGAAAGAACTATTATTTCTAAATCTCAAAGTTCATTTCAGCAATGGATTTACGATATCAGCTACGAAATAGGCAGAGTATTAGGGACAACAGTTTCAAAAACACAAGAGTTAATTAAAAATTTCTTCGATAAGTGGTCATTTTAGCCATTTTAAGGCGATCGCCTTCATTATTCCAACGCGATCGCTTCCTATTCTACACGGCATCAAGTTTGATTGAAATATGTGATTATTCGGAGTCGTCTTCAGACGACTTTAGCTTTTAGCCAGTGACTTAAACTGGCTATATAGTTAACTTAAACTACCGTAAAATCGACACCGAAAACAAAATCGTTGTAATCTAAATCGCCGCCATTAGCACCATCTTCAAAACCAACTTTATTGTCTCCCAGCAAAGCTACTTGGTCAACAATACCTGGATTTGCTTCGCGGAAGGGGAAGTAAGCGGTTTCACCATCAACGAGGAAGTAAGCTGCATACAAACCTGAGTCTAGCTCTACAGGATTTGTCCCATTTTCACCTAACTCGACGACACTTTGCGCGATCGCGGCTTCTTGATAACCGGTATCCCCCGGTGCAAGCAAATTACCCGATACTGGATCTTGGACTCGTCCCGATTCATCAGCTAACTGATACAATCCTGCACGATTGTCTAAACGAGATTCGGTGCTGGGGAAGACGGTAAACTCTGCTAACGCCTTTTTCCCAGTGGCTAAATCCCGTAAATCAAATACTTCTAGTTGTTCATTACCTTGTAAAATTGCTCCCAGAGGGGTTGCTTTATTCGTGACTTCGACTTTCACGGTTAAATCGTTAAAGTCGCGATCGCCGCCGCCGAATTGGTCTTCCCAGTTTAAAAGATAGGCGCTATTGCCCAAATCTTCCACTTCTAGGTGGTCGAAATTGTCTTGATTTCCTCCTGGTGCAAAGAAGATATTGCTGCTTAAATCCTCTCCTAGAGCCAACTCAGCCAACACTGTATCGGTGGTTCCATCCGTAACCATGTAAAATCCTAGCAAGTCATTAGTTTGGAATTCTCGAATCGTCATCGGAGACTTACAATCTTGTAAACCCTCACCAGCAAGCGCAGAAAAGATTACTTGTGAGGAATTTAAAGCAGCTTCTAAATAACCTCGATCTCCTGGTAAAAAGTCAGTTACTTCGTCTCCGTCAACATCGATACCACCGTTAAGATCGTTAAAGACAAACACTCCTATTTCATTCGTTACCGCAGCGTCGTAGATTTCTTCGAGGGTAAATTTCAGGTTTGCTGTCCGTCCGATTTCTCCTTCAATTTGGAAGATATTGTCATTGTCCTCCAAGTTATTTAGGGTAATACCTAAGTCAGAAATATCGGTATCGAAATCAATTTTGAAGACAATATCGTTGTAATCTTCCTCACTGGTAGCTAAGACATCTTCAAAACTAAAGGTATTATCTCCTAACAACAAAAGTTGGTCAGTTTCATTAGGATTTGCTTCTAAGAATGGGAAGTAAACATCGCCATCATCGGTGAAAATATAAGGAGCATATAATCCTTCCCGGATAAATTCGCGACCAGTTCCCAACTCCCCAAATTCAAATTGTGTTTGAGAAAGCGCAGCGCGTCTGTAACCGATTTCTCCTGGTGCAATCAGATTACCAGTAAAGCGATCGCGTACCACCCCCGATTCATCTACTAAGCGATACAAACCAACTTTATTCTCTAATAAAGACTCGGTACTGGGTAAGACTTCTGCACTGACGCGGATGAATTCGTTCGAGGTGACATCCCGGACATCAAAGACTTCTTGTTCTTCCTCACCCTGGAGACTCGCACCCAAAGGACGATTTTCCGTAGTAATCTCCACATCTACCACAAAATCGTCAAAATCGCGATCGCCACCACCAACAACATCTTCCCAATTTAAAGTATAAGAACTGTCAGTTATATTCGTAACATTGAGATGATCTAAATTGTCAGGATTCGCTGCAACTGAACCGAAGAAAACATTACTTGTTGGGTTATTTCCAGCCGCTAAAGCAGCTAAAATGCTATCTGTTGTTCCATCTTGAACCAAATAATAACTCAATAAATCTCCGATTTGAAAATCGCGAATTGTCATCGGAGGTTCGCAATCTTTCAAACCACCAGGAAGCGCGGAAAAGACTACTTCTCCACTTTGTAAAGCAGCAGCTAAATACCCCTCATCATCAGGAGTTAAATCAGTTACTCCATCTCCATCGAGGTCAATTCCCCCTTCTGTGTCGTTAACTCGAAATACTCCTAATTCATTGATTAAACTTACTTCCGTATCTTCATCCAGAGTATACTTAATCCGCGCAACTACATCAGCAGGTCCATCAATTTCAAAGACATTATTTGGATTCGGAGTAATTTCAAAATCATCGAGACTAACAACAGTTAACTCGTCAGTTGTCTCATCTTCCCCAACATTTCCTGCTTCATCGATCGCTGTTACCTCAAGATTATAAGTATCAGGATCGAGAGAAATATCGATTGTATCATCCGGTAGCGTCCAAGTACCGTCACCATTATTAATCGCTTCGTATTCGACACCATTAACTGTGACAATCACCGTCGCATTTGGATCGTCAATTGTCCCTGTCAATTGAGGAGTTAAATCGAGAGTAGTTAAGAAATCTACCGTTACCGTCGGTGGAATTAGATCGATAATTAGTTCATCTTCAGTAGGATCGTTAACCGTCGTATTTCCCGCTTCATCGATCGCATTAACCACGATATCGTAACTACCGGGATCTAAAGGAGTCTCAATCGTATCATCCGGTAGCGTCCAAGTTCCGTCACCATTATTAATTGCTTCGTATTCGACACCATTAACTGTGACAATCACCGTCGCATTTGGGTCGTCGATTGTTCCCGTTAACTCTGGAGTGCGATCGCTAGTTTGCAGAGGATTTATAGTTACCGTTGGGGGAGTAGTATCGACAACTAACTCACCAGAAGTATCAGCAGTATCAGTATTCCCATCGCGATCGGTAGCAACTACTTCAACATCATAAGTCCCTTCCGGTAAAGGAGCGATCGTATTATCCGGAATTGTCCAAGTTCCATCTCCATTATTAATTGCGGGATAGTCTACACCATTGATGGTAACAATCACATCTGCATTGGGATCGTTAACCGTTCCTGTTAACGGAGGAGTATTATCTCCTGTAACTAAGGGATCGATTGTCACCTCTAAGGGTGCGATAATCGTCAATTCGTCGTCAGTATCATCTTCTCCCGTATTTCCTAAAGGATCTGTTGCTGTTACCTCAACATCATAAGTTTCATTGAGGAGAGGAATATCGATGGTATCGTCGGGTAAGGTCCAAGTTCCATCTCCATTGTTAATTGCAGGATAGTCTACACCATTAATTGTCACGACTACATCTGCATTTGGGTCATCTACAGTTCCGGTTAATTGTGGGGTAGGATCTTCAGTCGTTAAAAAGTTGACTGTTACTTCCGGAGGTGTGGTATCGATGGTTAACTCATCAGTAGTCTCATCTTCCCCTGTATTTCCCGAAGGATCTGTCGCGGTGACTACAACATCATAAGTTCCATCTTCGAGTGGAGCGATCGTATTATCTGGAATCGTCCAAGTTCCATCTCCATTGTTAATTGCAGGATAGTCTACACCATTAATTGTCACAACTACATCTGCATTTGGGTCATCTACAGTTCCGGTTAATTGTGGAGTTGGGTCATCTGTAGTTAAAGGATTAATTGTAACTACTGGTGGTGTGGTATCAGTTTCATCATCAATAATCGTACCCGTTGCTGGTTCGTCATCCAAACGAACATTGACTGGATTAAACAAACTGATGGTAAAGTCTTCTGAGGGTTCTTCTAGTTCGTCGTCTAGAATCGGTACGGTAATTGTGACAGTGGTTTGACCTGCGGGTATATTAAGCGTACCGGAGGTTGGGGTGAAGTCTTGACCTCCTGTAGCTGTACCGTTGTTGGTGGTAAAGTCTACACTGATATCTTGTTGGGATGGTGTATCGAGATTGAGTGTAAAGGTAATTATTCCATCAGTTTCGTTAACGATGACGTTAGGATTCTCGAAAGATAGCGTGGGTGTCGCATCATCGTCGATAATTGTTGCAATCCCAGTATTGTCACCAAATCGCGCGTTATTGCTAGGGTTAGAGAGATTAAGATTAAAGGTTTCGTCAGCTTCGTCAATCCCATCTTGTAAAATATCAACGCTGACAGTTGCGGATGTCTCTCCTGGAGAAATGGTTAAGGTTCCAGTAGTAGGAGTATAGTCATTATCCGCGATCGCGTCTCCATCTGCTGTACTAAAGTCTACTGTAACTGCTTGGGAGATTGCTTGGTCGATACTGACGGTAAAGTTAGCGACTCCATCTGCTTCGTTAACAATAATATCGTCAATCGCAATCTCGACAGGTAAATCGTTATCAACAATTGTACCTGTTGCTTGTTCGTCTTCGATCCGAACGTTGACTGGATTGGATAAGCTAACGGTAAATTCTTCTGCTGGTTCGTCGTTTAAATCTTCTAAAATCGGGACGGTAATTGTCGCGGTGGTTTGTCCTGCGGGTATATTAATTGTACCGGAGGTTGGGGTGAAGTCTTGATTACCTGTTGCTGTACCGTTGTTGGTGGTAAAGTCTACACTGATATCTTGTTCGGATGGTGTATCGAGATTAAGTGTAAAGGTAATCGTTCCATCAGCTTCGTTAACGACAACGTTGAGATTCTCGAAAGATAGCGTGGGTGTCGCATCATCGTCGATAATTGTTGCAATTCCGGTATTGTCACCAAATCGCGCGTTATTGCTAGGGTTAGCAAGATTGACACTGAAAGTTTCGTCTAGTTCGTCAATCTGATCTTCTACCAGATTAACGCTAATTGTCGTTGCAGTTTGACCTGCGGGAATAACAATCGTACCAGAAGCAGTTCGATAGTCATTTTCGGCGATCGCGTCTCCATCTGCTGTGCTAAAGTCTACTGTAACTGCTTGGGAGATTGCTTGGTCGATACTGACGGTAAAGTTAGCGACTCCATCTGCTTCGTTAACAATAATATCGTTAATCGCAATCTCGACAGGTATGTCATTATCGGTAATTGTTCCGACACCTCGATCGTCTACAATATCTGCATTTGTCGCATTGGTGAGATCGACGGTAAATGTTTCGCTGGGTTCGTCGATGGTATCCTCTAAAATGGGGACGCTAATTGTTGCTGAGGTTTCACCTGCGGTAATCGTAACACTACCCGAATTAGGAGTATAGTCAGCAGACGCGATCGCACTTTCATCATTGGTTGTAAAATTAACGATGACATCTTGGGATGTTTCCCCGGTTAAGCTAACTGTAAATGTCGCTTCTGCGTCAGCTTCGGAAACAGTTACGTCATTGATACTTATTTCTGGTAGTCCGTCATTGTCGTTAATTGTCGCAGTTGCAGTATCGTCGCTAAGATTAACGTTACTCGGATTATCTAATTGAATGCTAAATGTTTCGTCAGGTTCGTCGAGATTATCGTCTAAAATCTCCACCGTAATTGTAGCTGTCGTTTGACCTTCCGGGATGAACAGAGTACCAGAATTAGGCGTAAAATCGTTATTAGTTGCAGTTCCGCTTACGGTAGTAAAGTCTACACTAAGATCTTGTCCGCTTGGTGCATCTAAGTTAACGGTAAAGACAGCGACACCATCATCTTCATTGACAATAATATCGTCGATCGTTAAATTCGGTTTACCATCATCATCTTCAATTGTCGCAGTACCAGTATCGTCAACGATATTAGCATTACTCGGATTAGCTAACTCGACGCTAAAAGTTTCCTCAGCTTCGTCAAGATTATCGTCAGTAATCTCTACCGTAATTGTAGTGAAAGTTTCACCCGGAGCGATCGTCACAGTACCAGAATTTCCGGTAAAATCTGCTTCTGTCGCACTTCCGGTTACTGTAGTAAAGTCTACCGTAATCTCTTGTCCGCTTGCTGCGTCTGAGGAAACGGTAAAGACAGCGACACCATCATCTTCATTGACAGTAATATCTTCAATAGTCAGATTTGGTTGTCCGTCGTTGTCCAGAATTGTCGCAGTACCAGTATCGTCTGCAATATTAGCATTACTCGGATCGCTTAACTCGACGGTAAAGGTTTCGTCAACTTCATCCAGATTATCGTCTAAAATCTCTACAGGAATATTAACTGATGTTTGTCCTGCGGGAATGACTACAGTACCGGAAGTTGGTGTAAAATCACCATCACCTGCACTTCCGGGTGCTGTGGTATAGTCTACACTAACATCTTGTCCACTCGGTGCGTCTAAACTAACGCTAAAGAGAACATCTCCATCGTCTTCGTTAACGGTAAGATCGTTGATGCTGATATTTGGTTGTTCATCATCGTCGGTAATCGTCGCAGTCGCAGTATCATTAGTAATCGTTGCATTACTGGGATTTTCTAGTTGAATGCTGAAAGTTTCATTCAGTTCGTCAAGCAGATCGTCTACAATCGGTACGGTAATTGTTACCGCAGTTTCTCCAGCCGCGATGTTTAAAGTACCGTTGGTCGGAGTATAATCGTCCTCGGTTGCTGTTCCTGGTACGGTGGTAAAGTCTACGCTGACATTTTCAGAACTTGGTGTATCTAGTAAAACGGTAAAGACAGCTACCCCGTCACTTTCGTCAACTGTAATGTTGTCAATGCTTAAACCAGGTAGTCCATCGTCATTGACAATTGTACCCACACTTTCATCTGCATTCGGGTCAATAGTCGCATCACCAGTAACGCTATCTAAATTGACAGTAAATGTTTCATCGGGTTCAAACGTGGTATCACCGTTAACTTCAACGGTAATTGTTTGTGTCGTTTCACCTACGTTAAACGTGACACTACCATCATTATCGAGATAATCACCATTAGCAACTGTAGCCGTTCCATCATTCGTCGAATAATTAACTGTGACTGGTTGCGATACAGGTGCAGACAATGTAATTTCAAAAGTATAGGCTGTAGTTCCTGTATTTCCTTCGTTTTGAGAGATAGTAGGGGGAGTTATACTAACTAGAGGTTGGTCATCATCGTTGAGAATTGTCGCAAGACTATCATCTGCATTAGGGTCAACGGTTGCATTCCCGGTAACGCTGTCTAAACTTACAGTAAACGTTTCATCGGGTTCAAAATCTGTATCACCATTAACTTCAACGGTAATTGTTTGAGTTAAGGTTTCACCAGGGTTGAAAGTTAAACTACCGTCGTTATCGTTGTAGTCACCATCAGCAACCGTAGCTGTACCATCATTAGTGCTGTAGTTAACAATAACAGGTTGCGACGGATCTGCCGAGAGCGTAACTTGATAAATATAGAGGGTAGTTCCTGTATCTCCTTCGTTTTGGGAAATAGTCGCGGGACTAATACTGACTATTGAGGGAGTTACATCATCATCAATAATTGTAGCTGTTCCGGTGTCATCGGCGATCGCTGCATTATCTGCATTATTTAAGCTAACACTGAAGGTTTCGTCATCTTCGTCTAAGGTGTCATTAATTACAGGAATTGTAATTGTCGCAATGGTTTCTNTACGGTAATTTCTTGACTACTTGCGGTATCTAAAGTAACTGTAAAGACTGCTTCTCCATCTATTTCAGAAACAGTTACATCATTAATATTGAGATTTGCTACATCATCATCGAGAATAGTTCCAGTACCTAAACCATTAGCTAAATCTGTACCATTTTGGGTAGATAATTGAATAGTAAAAGTTTCTGTTGCTTCGGCTAAAGTATCATCAGTGATATCAATAGTAATTGTAGCTGTATTAGTTCCAGCATCAATTGTAAAACTTCCCGAACCAACAACATAATCATTACCCGCAGTTGCGGTGTCATCACTAGTAGCAAAGCTAAAATTAACAGGTTGAGGAGTACTGCTATCTAAGGAAACAGTAAATACTAATTCACCGTCGGTTTCTGAGACAGTAACACTATCAATACTAACCTCAAGTGGAGCGCCGGAAAATTCTGAAGTATCGTTAGTATTAAGATTAGTTGCAGTTGCCGTTAGGACGGGTAAACCCACAGGTAAGGTAGCAGTATCAAATTCAAATTCGGCGATTCCATTTGCATCAGTTGTGACATTTTGTGCTAAAATAAATTGTTGTCCTTCACCGGCTCCGAGCGGATCTTCGGTAGCATTGGCAAATAATTCGATGCGGAAATTGGTATTAGGTAAACTGTTGAGAATGGTGGTAACAATTGTCCCATCTTTAAGAATTAAAACTGGAGCATTCTGAAGGTTATTCGCTCCTGTATCGCTATCATCTGGGTCATTTTCTGTGATGCCATCGCTAGTAAGGTCGATCGCTAAATCACCATTATCAAAAATACTATTAGTGGAAATTTCGTTACCAGTACCACCAAAAACTATCACACCCTTATTAGTATTGTTGGCAATAGTATTTCCTTCGTCAGTTCCTGTACCTCCAATAGTGTTATTGGAACCAAGAATTTGTATCCCATCTCCACCATTACCTAGGGGGTCGCCATTGATATCTGTACCAATTGAATTACCTTGAACGATGTTGTTGCTTGCAGGAGCTAAAACCTCAAAAATACCCACCCCAGAACCAGTATTACCGGAGAGAATGTTTTCGGCTCCGTCTGCGGTACCACCTACGGTGTTATTGCTAGCACTGACGATAACTATTCCAGCACCATCATTAGCGATCGCTGTTGTACCATTAAGATCTGTACCGATTAAGTTACCTTGAATGGTGTTGTTAGCAGCAGTTCCGTTGTTACTACCAAGAATTACTAATCCGTCTAAATTTCCGCTTAAACCATTACCCGAAATGAGGTTGCCTT
The Oscillatoria salina IIICB1 genome window above contains:
- a CDS encoding NB-ARC domain-containing protein — translated: MNVTEVLQLVDRLVFKHTEKHLNDLETNVIKGIWQGKTYAEIAGEIDYNSENHIGNVSRGLYKILSQELKALGENEDVNKSNFCWTVERLANSFNLSNSSQQVVGIINNDVDLYINSSNPQNKIASSDQEVNTKEIYYNVTQSPQIISFYGRESELANLSEWLENTNTRLISVLGFTGIGKTALVRQLIDTYKLPFEAIVWKNIKLYSSLDSILTEIVTELSQSDRDKISKTLLNQCLQLFNKKRCLIVLDNVQEIFTENQFSGQYKPEYQGYRIFLQMIAEVQHSSCLLLISQEKCQEMISLDFELYPTHCLELSGLDDSAKLILRDRGLNREESWSQLISLYEGNPKYLQYISTLIKDIFEGKVDEFTQENSVILTEDIKSLLDIVWLRLSDVEKKILLWVVSQEQSISRENIRQSLSLSSNDLINGLQSLNKRFLLTQEESDRQSFTVSSVFKEYLTLYHN
- a CDS encoding GTPase family protein gives rise to the protein MDLRGLVQGLARDILGDQQMSEEDFEKIYRQIEDRVDNEPPPRFAFIGEAGVGKSSTLNALFNAGVAVSHIEACTRIADKIECLNGALIAYDMPGLGESRLKQREHIALYERVLKDVDVALWILDAQNRAIASVQEYLEAELQSINPRLLERMVIALNKVDLVYPGELAWHPLANLPSEEQEENIKGRIRDVKRRIREVIPNWKGKIIGYSANKRYNLPHLFDAMMDAVPNKRKWVVASRKALADFLELVDPQLLPPEKRRERATNPVPQPSKMSDVVSSMPPEEFAKFAGNQKAFIAWLKQQGQ
- a CDS encoding Calx-beta domain-containing protein: MATITIPVINDTLDEDDETFSVSLNNADNAAIADDTGTATIIDDDVTPSIVSISPATISQNEGDTGTTLYIYQVTLSADPSQPVIVNYSTNDGTATVADGDYNDNDGSLTFNPGETLTQTITVEVNGDTDFEPDETFTVSLDSVTGNATVDPNADDSLATILNDDDQPLVSITPPTISQNEGNTGTTAYTFEITLSAPVSQPVTVNYSTNDGTATVANGDYLDNDGSVTFNVGETTQTITVEVNGDTTFEPDETFTVNLDSVTGDATIDPNADESVGTIVNDDGLPGLSIDNITVDESDGVAVFTVLLDTPSSENVSVDFTTVPGTATEDDYTPTNGTLNIAAGETAVTITVPIVDDLLDELNETFSIQLENPSNATITNDTATATITDDDEQPNISINDLTVNEDDGDVLFSVSLDAPSGQDVSVDYTTAPGSAGDGDFTPTSGTVVIPAGQTSVNIPVEILDDNLDEVDETFTVELSDPSNANIADDTGTATILDNDGQPNLTIEDITVNEDDGVAVFTVSSDAASGQEITVDFTTVTGSATEADFTGNSGTVTIAPGETFTTITVEITDDNLDEAEETFSVELANPSNANIVDDTGTATIEDDDGKPNLTIDDIIVNEDDGVAVFTVNLDAPSGQDLSVDFTTVSGTATNNDFTPNSGTLFIPEGQTTATITVEILDDNLDEPDETFSIQLDNPSNVNLSDDTATATINDNDGLPEISINDVTVSEADAEATFTVSLTGETSQDVIVNFTTNDESAIASADYTPNSGSVTITAGETSATISVPILEDTIDEPSETFTVDLTNATNADIVDDRGVGTITDNDIPVEIAINDIIVNEADGVANFTVSIDQAISQAVTVDFSTADGDAIAENDYRTASGTIVIPAGQTATTISVNLVEDQIDELDETFSVNLANPSNNARFGDNTGIATIIDDDATPTLSFENLNVVVNEADGTITFTLNLDTPSEQDISVDFTTNNGTATGNQDFTPTSGTINIPAGQTTATITVPILEDLNDEPAEEFTVSLSNPVNVRIEDEQATGTIVDNDLPVEIAIDDIIVNEADGVANFTVSIDQAISQAVTVDFSTADGDAIADNDYTPTTGTLTISPGETSATVSVDILQDGIDEADETFNLNLSNPSNNARFGDNTGIATIIDDDATPTLSFENPNVIVNETDGIITFTLNLDTPSQQDISVDFTTNNGTATGGQDFTPTSGTLNIPAGQTTVTITVPILDDELEEPSEDFTISLFNPVNVRLDDEPATGTIIDDETDTTPPVVTINPLTTDDPTPQLTGTVDDPNADVVVTINGVDYPAINNGDGTWTIPDNTIAPLEDGTYDVVVTATDPSGNTGEDETTDELTIDTTPPEVTVNFLTTEDPTPQLTGTVDDPNADVVVTINGVDYPAINNGDGTWTLPDDTIDIPLLNETYDVEVTATDPLGNTGEDDTDDELTIIAPLEVTIDPLVTGDNTPPLTGTVNDPNADVIVTINGVDYPAINNGDGTWTIPDNTIAPLPEGTYDVEVVATDRDGNTDTADTSGELVVDTTPPTVTINPLQTSDRTPELTGTIDDPNATVIVTVNGVEYEAINNGDGTWTLPDDTIETPLDPGSYDIVVNAIDEAGNTTVNDPTEDELIIDLIPPTVTVDFLTTLDLTPQLTGTIDDPNATVIVTVNGVEYEAINNGDGTWTLPDDTIDISLDPDTYNLEVTAIDEAGNVGEDETTDELTVVSLDDFEITPNPNNVFEIDGPADVVARIKYTLDEDTEVSLINELGVFRVNDTEGGIDLDGDGVTDLTPDDEGYLAAALQSGEVVFSALPGGLKDCEPPMTIRDFQIGDLLSYYLVQDGTTDSILAALAAGNNPTSNVFFGSVAANPDNLDHLNVTNITDSSYTLNWEDVVGGGDRDFDDFVVDVEITTENRPLGASLQGEEEQEVFDVRDVTSNEFIRVSAEVLPSTESLLENKVGLYRLVDESGVVRDRFTGNLIAPGEIGYRRAALSQTQFEFGELGTGREFIREGLYAPYIFTDDGDVYFPFLEANPNETDQLLLLGDNTFSFEDVLATSEEDYNDIVFKIDFDTDISDLGITLNNLEDNDNIFQIEGEIGRTANLKFTLEEIYDAAVTNEIGVFVFNDLNGGIDVDGDEVTDFLPGDRGYLEAALNSSQVIFSALAGEGLQDCKSPMTIREFQTNDLLGFYMVTDGTTDTVLAELALGEDLSSNIFFAPGGNQDNFDHLEVEDLGNSAYLLNWEDQFGGGDRDFNDLTVKVEVTNKATPLGAILQGNEQLEVFDLRDLATGKKALAEFTVFPSTESRLDNRAGLYQLADESGRVQDPVSGNLLAPGDTGYQEAAIAQSVVELGENGTNPVELDSGLYAAYFLVDGETAYFPFREANPGIVDQVALLGDNKVGFEDGANGGDLDYNDFVFGVDFTVV